The sequence ATGGGCCCAGTCTGCCGCACACGACCCCCTGGGCCGAGGACACATAGGCTGAACGGATGGACATCACTGCCGCCATCGAGACCATCCCTGAAGATGACACGGGCAGCGGCGAGCGAGGCTTCGATGAGCTGACGGCTGAGGCCGAGTCCTACGAGGCGGCGGTTGCAGCGCTGCGTGAGCGAGTACCCGCTGGCTGGCGAATCATGAATCTGCGGCGCAGCGAGCACTGAGTAGAAAACACCCCTCCACGGGCTCCGAAGCAAGTGGCCTTCTTTACATGTGGACCGTGACGAGCTCGTCCCAGTTGGTGGTGGCCCTGGGTGAGAGCATGGCGCGGCGCATCTGCCAGGACGGGGGAGTGCCGAGGCCTCCGTATCCGAG comes from Citricoccus muralis and encodes:
- a CDS encoding DUF4113 domain-containing protein — its product is LGYGGLGTPPSWQMRRAMLSPRATTNWDELVTVHM